ctgcctaggtccatatataaggcgcaccggactacaaggcgcagcgctgtccggtgcgccttatatgattgaaagcggcggccggcaaactttgccggcggccgcttaaccccccgcgtgccagccgcttctattcatttcaatggtacgcttccattgaaatgaatggaagcgctcggcacacgaggagttaaagaacttccttcttgatcacgtcggaataatctccttacctttttaccatagccagcgccgccttcttccgcagctccgtctctgtcttctttgggcctcatggatgacgcatgcgcagtcggctctaacaggctctcgcagccagagccgactgcgcatgcgtcatccatgaggcccaaagaagacgacacggaaggcgcgaacacagctcagggagaaggcggcgctggctatgggaaaggtaagagacgaatagtcttttaaggctattccgacgtggttagggggaagaggttcttttaatggtagaatctagagttgagcgagtactgttagagatgaacgaatactatttgaatagcgcgctcccattgcaatgtatggaagcggcatgcagactttgccggcggccgccgcttgactcctcgcgtgccgccgcttaactcctcgcgtgccgccgcttcaagccttatataaggcgcaccggactataaggcgcactttcgatttctgaggaaatcaaagtattttatgtgcgccttatagtccggaaaatacggtagtattttttttttcttaaacaaaaaaaaaaacaacttactgTTTCACTGGCCAGGACTAGGTAGATATTCGCGTCACAGAGATTGGCGCACACAATGATTTTTAAATATAAAGAAACCACTTTGAAGGGGCAAATTCTGCCAGAAAAAGGTCCATTTTCCGCttcccattcatgtctatgtgatttctcaggtggaatctgcctgaagaacaaTCATGATGCTTATGTTATCAGCTAGCAAACATGATAAATCagctactgcctcccattgaaatgaatgggtggtagatttcaggtggaatttgaggtggatgaACACCCCCTTTAAGCACTTatagaatttaaagaggacctttcatgagttggggcacatgcggttttatataccgctagaaagcagtgtgctgaattcagcgcactgtctgctttcacgatctgtgcccccggtgaagagctatcggtgccagaaccgtagctcttcaccgtcagaagggcgttcctgacagtcagcccttcctcacagcagagcctatagcgctgtactgtgacagtgaGGAGGAACGCTTCCCAGTAttcgtctatggaagagtactgtgaggagagggaggaggcattcctccccactctcacagtaaagcactataggcgctgctgtgagacagggcgttcctgactgactgtcaaaaacacccttctgatggtgaagagctacggtaccggcacagatagctcgtcaccgggggcacagatcgtgaaagcagacagtgtgctgaattcagcacactgtcggctttctagccgtatataaaaccgcatgtgccccaactcatgaaagacaCTCTTTTTAAAGTATAATCTTTTCAAGTTTATAGGACTTTTAATCCAAATGGAGAATTTCTAAGGCTTTACCTGGCACAAGCAGAGCCAAAGGGACCCCAATAACTAATTTAAAATATTGAAAGAAACCATATTCCCTGAATTGCAGATGTCTCTGTTTTGAGGAGCTCTCCTCCCACTCCACAGCTTTGTATTGTACAGACAATCAGTAGCAGGAGGAGAAAAAGAAGCAAAGAATCAGGCTATTTtctttaaagtatattacaaagttggtTACTTTCACCTGCACTGGATTTatgaaagaaaataaaagtttagttatgctttgagTGTCTGACATTGATACTAATGTGtacaacaataaaaataaaaatcacagccACATGATAAAAGAACTGAAGCTACTTAGCCCTGTATCAGTGCAATAGacacagtgatacaatgtattaTACATCAAATAAACTTTCAAGACAGCTTATAAGAAAACCAGTCACGGTGATAgaaagacaaaacaaacaacatacTCGGTGGCAGGATAATACAATAACACTGCTAAATGTCCAACACTCTTTTTCCCTTTCATTGCCATCTATGCAAATATTATATGCCATGGACAACAGCAAAGAGGAAACCATGAGTGACGGAGTACCCCAACGTGACCAACCTTACACTGTTTAGCACTCCAACACTTGACAATGAGGTTTAGGGTTTTATAGCTTATACGGACTATGTAATTGTTGCCTCTCACAGGATTTTAGGCCCCCCTTTTTTACAAATAAATTAACCACACAATCACAGAAAACCTTTGGCACCTCCAAGCCGACATGATGGAAAGAATTTCTTAATTATAACGTAAATGAGTTGTCTCACAATGTAGGACTTTTTGCACGCTCCATAAATCAACATGACCGCAGCCAGGCTTAACGTGGGCACGAATGGGTGGGACTGGTGACAGtcagtgctcccattcacttcagagggaacaccagagatagctgaagtacaagTTGAAGGTGGAGTGCACAAGAGGTTCTTGTCAGATTACTttgtgggacaaccactttacatACAAGAAAGTAGGTCAGTAAACATTGCATCTAAAATATTTAGTACATGACACAAGTGCCAATGCATAACTCTAAAGATAAGATAATAATAAAGTGTCATGATACAAGAGTCAAGTCACAATGCATAACATTAAAAAGATTGCTAAGTGAAGAATTAAATACTGAAGAGCTTATCatatactgatagtgatgggaatAATTGTCACATTGTTCTAAAGAGCCCCATATGAGAACGAAAGCCAGATCTGCCAATTCCAATGGCACAGGCTGAAAAACTTGTGTATGGAGGGGAGGGGCTCCCGACTGTTCCCCGATAGGTGATGCTGGATAAAAGAAAAGCTGAACTAAATTTCAATGTCCAATCTATTAGTTCTCAGAGGAGGTAGGTCACCACCTGAGGCATCTACAGCAGCTTAAGCTTTTCTCCTGCTGACAATGTATATTAAGTCAAACCAAGCATGCAGGCGCATGAAGAAATTGGGAGGAACAACTGTGAGCTGAACAAGTGTTCATCTAACAGCTTTTGAAGTGTATGGCAAGAGTCAGCAACCTTCGCCattctgttgtgaaactacatctCCAAGCACATTCTATTCACCTCTATGTGAGTTTTCAGAACAGTCGAGCAATTGTGTATGTGGAGAGAGCCAAACGTTGCCGACCACTGGTTTAGGAGTAGCATCACTGTTACAAAATATTACAGCATGACAGTGGCAAGGCAACTGGAACATGAGCATGAGGGATGCCAAATATCTATATGTAATCACAGGAAAATACAATGAATCCTGGCACTTATACATATCTTTTAGTGACCTGCCAGTACTAATGCAACCAACAGACAAGTTACACAGCTTCACCTACTGACAAATATTCAGGTCATTTTCTGATCAATGTATGACGGATTTAGAACATGCCTGATTATGCTCAGTTAATAGCGGTTATTAGCATATGGCCTTTAATGTTAAGTAATATGCTTGGCTAACATACTTTGTATTTCATTTTCATGACTGGATTGACAGGAAATGTAGACCCCAAGATAAAGCTGAGATAGATACAATAAAATAAACTACAAAAATTTAGGAAAGCAGGGGGAGATTTGCTACTCACATCCTTAGCTTGTAGGATTGTCTGGACTGCATAAGCTAGAAAACCCTAAACATTTATATGAAGAAACAATTCTGGATGTAGCGCCAATTTTTGCCTCACAAAAGAAGTAGTGACTCCATTAAAAGTGAACGGGACCTGTTGCACACTGTGGTAGTGTGTCAAATGCAAATGACAATGCAGTATGGTCATCTAAAAATGTAGCTGTAGGGCACTTTtacacagatggaatgggggttTGGGATAAAATTATTACAacccattgtaaaaaaaaatgcatatgttTTTATTGGAGTTTTCAGTGTGGTTAGACTTTTTACATGTGAAACATGGTAAAACATACCCGTTGTACTTGTTAAAACCACAACCATAAGAAAACCATATTTGGTTTAAACTACACTGTTTGAATACACTGTAACAAAAATATGGAGAGGAGAGGTCATCAACATAagatctgtggggtccaacactcaggacccacactgatcaactgtttgaaggtaaTGTGGCACTTGTGCGAGCGCCATGACCCCTTTACTGTTTACATTGCATGTCCATTATAAATCAGATGGCATGTAGTTTAAACCGTTAAGAGGTCTCAACATTTACAAGAGTGCCATAGCCCCTTCGAACAGCTCATTGAGGGTCCTGGGTATCAGAACACCACTGAATATTAATTGATAACCTAtacacagaataggtcatcaagtactttaaaaaaaaaaacaaaaaaaaaaactaacaaaccctttaaatatatGCAAAAATGTATACCTCATTTATACCTATACGATATCTTGTAAGGGAGTACACCAATGCACAGCTGACTTGCCAAAACAATATGGAGGCAACAATGGGTAAGCAGATTCCAGATCTCTTCAGTGTGAGAACTATGTTGGAAAGACACAAAAACCATCTATGGTTTTAAAGAAATGATGCCTATATAAGTGCAGATATAGTAAGCAATAGTAAGAAGATGCTGCCCTTCCCTTCTACATACCCTAAAATTTATAGATTGTCACAGTTTAACATCATTAACAACTGTCCCTGCAGATTTTTctggcaaaattaaaaaaaaaaaagttcaggaaTGACAAGCATCATAAAAAAACAATTATACAAGACATACATTTCATTTCTGTCCCAGCATCGGCACTTCATTTCAGCTAAATACTGTAGTTTGAAGCAGTATGTATTGCTGAAATATGGTGATAGAAAGGCTCATCTAGTGCAAGTATGACATTGTACAGCAGCTTGTCAGACCAAACTAATGCACGTGGTAAGGGAAAAACTCAATTCCTTAATGGATGGCAGCCCAGCATGAAAAATGAGAATGTTTTCCAGATCCAATAGAAATCTGTGTAATCTAACGCTTAGTTACTTGCATGCAGCTGCCTTATGCCAAGGGCTACTTCAAGGTTACAGAATATGCAAGAGTTGAAATTCTGTGCATCAAGTAGTGGGTGCTACAGTTATCAGATATTATAGCTTAACATGCAACATTGCAAAATAATAAATATGTAACAACTGTTCTCCATGTAGTCGCGTCTACGTAAAAAGCTCAGACTTGACCATGAAATACTGATCTTGGTCATGGGTACTTCAGTGAACCCCAGTACTACCAGTTTGGCAGACGAGGGAATGTGATGAGGATATGATGCTCGCAACTGTACAATAAGGTCATCTGTGAAGACGGAACAGTTTTACTGCTTTCTGACCCAAGAACAAAGCTGAGAAAAGGGCAAATCTGATTCACGATTTTGCTTTTCTGTAACCTGGGTTCAGAGAGGTGAGGTAGCTTCCACCAATTCTAGTACGAATAGAGGCGTTCTTACACCTCCCCAAAGTTGGTATGCCCCGTTTCCTTGGCGTGATCCCTTGCTGCCGACTGTCCTGTTAATCCCTTTTGACAAACCATACAGCGAAGAGCAAATCTGTTAACATCTGTAAACTGCCTCTTTCGTCTGGCATCATCGGCAAGCTCTAAAGCCTGCACCAACGCCTCATCATCAGAGGTGGAAAATATGGTCATGGGTGGCATGTCAGAATCTGAAAACTGCCGCTGCAAGGGGTCGTAGTGAATACCATCATAAATCAGCAGAACTCTTCTACTGTAGCCAGCATCTTCCCCAAAGCGGTCAATTCTCACTGTTTGCGTATCCACAACGCAGATTTCACATTGATAGAATTTGGACAGTATTGATACTTCTATGGCACCTCCCCATGTGTCCTCTCGGCGAATCCAGGAACAATATTCTTCATTGCTTTTACCCAGCACGGCTTCACTGTAACTTGTGGGATCACTGGCCACAATCTCCGCAATTAAACTGCGCATTTCTGGCGcacaagctgggtcatacacgcCACCTTCTACCACATAATAGACACTTGTGAAGAGGCAAGAATTGTCAGCTGGTACTACCCTTCGAACAATCTGTGGACTTCTTGATATGGTTCGATCATTTATACTATGTATTGAAGGAGGTGTAGGTTTACTTTTATCTTCCTCCACAATAAGGGTGTCACctattaaagaaaataaaaaataaacattaaacATACATAATAAACTGTAGGAAAAAAAAGCCCAAACAAATATACCATAGAAATTTACTAAAACCCTGGAAGGGCTGGGAAACACTGACATCAGTAGGTACACCTAGCAAGGTTACTACTGAAGGGGTAAATACTCCTGGTAAGGCTTCACACGAGGTACAAAtaggtcttacacgaccgtattgaatgtacggtccgcaagttgctgatcagcaacactagatgCAGATCAGCAACATAGGCTccacagatgtccgtgtcctgccgcactcgcccaaaGAGCTCTATtcatggccattacggacatcTCCTATAAactgcggaccacggttgcggcccgcagataaaatatctggtggtgtaagaggccacattgaatataatgtgtccgcaattgaaaaccctcaattgcagacttacattacggccgtgtaagaccagcctaaggcccATAAATAGGAGTCAAAAGAGTTGGCACAGAAAAAGAAGGATGTGTTTTCTGAGTCGCCTGGACGCAGCCATGTGATAGAGCATGACATTGTCACCGAGCCGCAATGTCTCGGTGACAATGTAAATCTAGCAATGTTAATCTAAAACCATACAAGATACCTGAAGCTCGTAGACAAGACCTATCTGAAGAGGTCAAAGATATGTTGGCACTTAATTGAATTGAAGAATCTAAGAGTGACTTGTCCAATCACTTTGTTTTGATTCCTACCTAGTTGGTTCCATAAGGTTCTATAATGATTTCCGTAAGTTGAATGAAGTGTTAAAGTTTGATGCCTACCCGATGCCCAGAGTCGATGAGTTAAGCGAGAGGTTTGGACatgccaggtatttttccaccctCGACTTAACCAAAGGATACCGGCAGGTGCCGCTCACTAAAGAGGCcagagaaaaaactgcatttgtcacCCCAGAGAGCTTATTCCAATATGTGGCTACGccatttgggttacatggggctCCAGCAACCTTCCAGAGTTGATGGACAGAGTACCTAGGCTCCAACAAGGGTACACTTCAGCCTACCTGGATGACATTGTCATCTTTAGTACGGACTGGGAAATAAGCAGAGATCGTTCCATGTAGTGGAAACAATCAAAATCATTATTGTTTTGTAATCTGCCATGTAGCCATAGAGAAAATGTACTATGGGAAAAAGTGACATGGGACCTTCTTACAACCAACTTCTTTTTCAACAAGATAAAGTTAACAAGTATAGTGACCTTTGATTTTAGTAGGACTAGGCAATACCATTTGTTTTTCATGACCACCACATCACAGCTTTTATGTACTCATTTTGCTAATAATGAACTAGCGCACAGCAGCTGGAACCCCCATCAATTTGCCGCCATCACACTATAATGTCGCTATCAACTCACACTGCATCCCCTTAAGTCAATGGCAGACCATCATGTGGAACCATTCAGACTGAGCGCTTTTTTTCGCAGACTACCTGCACTTACATTACATCCATATATGCTCTGGTATGAACAATGTCAATAAAGGGGTTTCCACTTTCCAAAAATACTGATATAACGCCATGTTATGGCATACATAGCCCATTAACCACTGCACGACTTACCTTAGCCTGCAAGAAGTCCCTACAAACTAGTGCAGAGGCTACTTACGTAAGTGACTCATCCATAGGATCTCCAAGATGGTGACCATCTGTCCACTATGCAGGTATTATAAGAATTCAGTACAGAGGGCATGCATGGCCTCCCTATGTCACATCCATAGGTACTGATGATAAAGCTGCCATGGTGGAGGCTATAGGTGAGCAGATCACTTACATATGTGGTGTTGGAGGGACAAGGTGCCTTGTATCTTAACTgtataaggctttgttcacatgtatTGTTATTTCCATTGTTCTGCTCTATTACTGCAGGAGAACAAAGAAAAATGTAAGTGCCAGATCTGTTGGATAAGGAATAAAATGCCGCTAGACAATGTACTTCAGTGACTGCGATAGTGACCGCTGGCGTGGCGTCATGGCGTTCCGTAGTTCATCAGACAGAGCTATTCTGTCAGTTTTAACAGAATCTGCAACTGTGCCTCTAACacacatgtgaacaaagcctataaAAGTCACCTATTATGTTCTGTAGGGGAGAAGGACAGCTGACACATGTGCAGTATAAGGACTACACTATACATGACATGACTACCATGCAGCCACATTACATACAACATTCCCAGCATCTCCATGGTCACCATGAAGCTCTTCTCACCAGATTTGATCGGTAGATCTCGTAGTGTGGCGTCCCCATCGCTGAGGTCCAGGCTGGCGGGAGGGTACCCCACCATAACTCTCTGAGTGGGCCCCGAGATCCCCGTCACCCCAGCTATGCGCTCCTGCAGCTCCCGGACACTGGAGACGTCAGTCAGCCCCTGCAGCAAGTGAGTGCCCTCCCGGGTTTTACAACGGAGCCGCAGCATTGTCACACCTAGTAGTCACCGCTACTACTACACAGGATAAGAAGAACACCGGAATGGTGGGGACGCCGGCTGGGCCCGCTGACTCATGGAGTCTCGCGAGAGTTCACGGTTGCGCCCGTGACGGGATCCTGGCGGTTACTAGTGAGGTTTGTGTCAGCAGCTCTGTGGCAGGTCGCTGCACCTAACTGGCGCCATTAGTAAGGACGTCGCTGGAGTCTGCTGAGGGCTAAGAACTCACAGGATTCCTATATATACTAGACAGACTGTGTGGTAGACCTATTGATAGCAATGCCTTGTGACCTTTATTCAATaaaactttagtttttttttaatcatgcaTATTGTGTATCTTTACGTGACTTTATATAAATATTGATGTAAGAGAAAAAGTGAGAAAATGGCAGAAATATGAACAAgtttaggctaaattcacaacAGTCTGTTCTatccatcataggattagattAAGTCCAGAAAGCTAGTGCTGGAGTCAGATGGAGCACAGTCTGGCCATTCTTCCATCTGATTACCaaataagactttttttttttttatatttgtttttgttttttttttggggggggggttgcattACAGTGAATTTTGACGaatcagagcaatggacataGGCTTAACTTGgccatatctccctatattataaaaatgaatttctgtctgtctgtctgtgctctaatgcgaaccaaacggctggaccgatcttcaccaaatttggtacagagatacttcaggtatccgggaaggtttaagacgagactccaactcactcggacgtaccgttgctgagatacagcattccaaacacagtgccccccccccccttagccaatacaaacctgcaagtctttcactcatattccaacttcaatacacatggtcactccacatgcacaatacaacactgatatccaaactgagatacgcgcatcagaggattagatacacagatcagcacacagtgtcacactctggaagattagatacacgcgtctgcacacagtcccacaaaccagaggattaaatacgcacttctgcacacagttccacacactgaaggatttgatacgtgcgtctgcacacagttccacatgccgaaggattagatacacgcgtctgcacaaagtaccacaccccggggattggatacatgcgtctgcacacagtaccacatgccaaaggattggatacacgcatctgcacacagttccacacaccagagcataagatatgcacatctgcacacagtaccacatgccgcaggattagatatgtgtctacacacagttccccacgccgtaggattagatacgcgcctcttcacacaataccacacaggggtggattagatacgtgtgtgcacacagtaccacactttggaggattagatacatgcctctgcacacagtaccacaagtcagagaattagatgtgcgtctcagcacacagtaccacacgggggaggattagatacgctcatctgcacatagtaccacatgccagaggattagatacgtgcatctgcacacagtaccacacaggagaggattagatatgcacatctgcacacagtaccacatgccagaggattagatacacacatctgcacacagtaccacacgccagaggattagatacgagcgtctacatacagtttcacacgcaataggattagatacacgcctcttcacacaataccacacaggggaggattagatacgtgtgcctgaatacagtaccacactttggaggattagatacatgcctctgcacacagtaccacaagccagagaattagatacgtgtctcagcacacagtaccacacagggaggattagatacgtgcgtctgcacacagtaccccacgccagaggattagatacgcgcgtctacacacagttccacatgccgcaggattagatacgttcctcttaacacaataccacacaggtgaggattagatacgtgtgtctgcacacagtaccacaagccagagaattagatacgtgtctaagcacacagtacaacacggggaggattagatacgcgcgtctgcacaaagtaccacatgcctcaggattagatatgtgcctcttcacacaataccacacaggggaggattagatacgtgtgtctgcacacagtaccacactttggaggattagatatatgcctctgcacacagtatcacaagccagagaattagatacgcgtctcagcactcagtaccacacgccagaggattagatacgcgcatctgaacacagtaccacatgccgtaggattagatacacgcatctacacacagttacacacgccgtagggttagatacgcgccttttcacacaataccacacaagggaggattagatacgcacatcttcacacagttccacacaccagaggattagataagcacgtctgcacacagtactacatgccgtaggattagatacacacgtctgcttacagtttcacatgccagacgatgagatacgcacgtcttcacacagttgtacacgctataggattagatacatgcgtctgcatacagtgccacatgctgtaggattagatacgcgtgtctacacacagttccacacgctgtaggattagatacgcgcctcttcacacagtaccacactttggaggattagatacatgcctctgcacacagtaccacttgccagattagatacacgtctcagcacacagtaccacactggggaggattagatacgcgcatctgcacaaagtacctcacgccagaggattagatacacctgtctgcacacggtaccacaacgccagaagattagatacgcgcatctgcacatagtaccacatgccgtaagattagatatgcacatctgcacacagtttcacttaccggaggattagatacgtgcctcttcacacaatgccacacaggggaggattagatacacacatctgcacacagtaccacacgccggaggattagatatgtgcatctgcaaacagtaccacaccaacaaggattggatacttgcatctaaacacagtactacacggggaaggattagatacagctttactccaggtatccataacaactgatcataggtttttcactgatatccaaaatgagatacacacaatcacatgacgcttatggacatacacacaaaccacatacagaatacaccagtgcaaaattggacatttcttatggggccactacacaaacataaaatgtaatatacctgtgcgaagccgggtcctccctctagtatattatattttaGACTGCTGAAGCGTCAGCTTTAGAATGGTTGGCAGGTGTATGCATGTTCTATGCATACAGCTAAAGTTAGTCACAGCCACAGTTTGTGTATGGGCTATAGACTCGCCCACGGGTGTTTTGTGTATTGTAGGCATGTATTTGTACTaagcccccttgcagacgactgtgtcttaggccctattcacatatgCGTTTgagtttccattcgggaaacCTGAACCTCCTGAACAGAAACctctctgcataaaaaagtggttacctaaagaaacccgtggaccccatagactgtaatgggttctGTGTGGTTTTCACACAAaatatgaggagagaaaagtgctgcttgcaggacattttctgattatccgatgaggatccatttccggaaatgatCATCACTACTACTTTCCCCCATCCAtcacattatacttaccctccacgcttctCCCAGTGAGACAAATCCTTCCTCTGTAATGAGTCTGTCTGTGCGCACCACCGCCAGTAATTCAATTCTACTGAACATCCACAGTAgatagaggtggatcatcgctgcagAAAAGAAGGAGCCGTCTCATCGGAAGAAgtgtggagggtaagtatgtaatatgggtcggcgggttgggctgagtaggtagggaagggcaggatagctagagagacgtggggggggggggggcggggggggttaGTGAGGAACTtccatagcaggaagcagaagaaaTTTTACAAAAGCAGGAGACACCAGCAGctcacagaaatcactcaaaacacgctaaaaaggtatatgggtgcatttattaacccatttaaCAGACTTTTTTAAATCAAA
This sequence is a window from Leptodactylus fuscus isolate aLepFus1 chromosome 2, aLepFus1.hap2, whole genome shotgun sequence. Protein-coding genes within it:
- the YOD1 gene encoding ubiquitin thioesterase OTU1 — encoded protein: MLRLRCKTREGTHLLQGLTDVSSVRELQERIAGVTGISGPTQRVMVGYPPASLDLSDGDATLRDLPIKSGDTLIVEEDKSKPTPPSIHSINDRTISRSPQIVRRVVPADNSCLFTSVYYVVEGGVYDPACAPEMRSLIAEIVASDPTSYSEAVLGKSNEEYCSWIRREDTWGGAIEVSILSKFYQCEICVVDTQTVRIDRFGEDAGYSRRVLLIYDGIHYDPLQRQFSDSDMPPMTIFSTSDDEALVQALELADDARRKRQFTDVNRFALRCMVCQKGLTGQSAARDHAKETGHTNFGEV